A genome region from Physeter macrocephalus isolate SW-GA chromosome 4, ASM283717v5, whole genome shotgun sequence includes the following:
- the TIMM17A gene encoding mitochondrial import inner membrane translocase subunit Tim17-A translates to MEEYAREPCPWRVVDDCGGAFTMGTVGGGAFQAVRGFRNSPVGVSHRLRGSLTAVRTRAPQLGGSFAVWGGLFSMIDCGMVQVRGKEDPWNSITSGALTGAILAARSGPAAMVGSAAMGGVLLALIEGAGILLTRFASAQLPSGPPFAEDPSQLPAAQLPSSPFADYQQYQ, encoded by the exons atggaggAGTACGCGCGCGAGCCTTG CCCCTGGCGCGTTGTGGACGACTGCGGCGGCGCCTTTACGATGGGGACCGTGGGCGGTGGGGCCTTTCAGGCGGTCAGAGGCTTCCGCAATTCTCCCGTG GGAGTAAGCCACAGACTCCGAGGGAGTCTGACAGCTGTTAGAACCAGGGCTCCGCAGTTGGGAG gtaGCTTTGCAGTTTGGGGAGGTCTGTTTTCCATGATTGACTGCGGTATGGTTCAAGTCAGAGGGAAAGAAGACCCCTGGAACTCCATCACGAGTGGTGCCTTAACGGGAGCCATCCTGGCAGCAAGAA GCGGACCAGCGGCCATGGTTGGGTCGGCCGCGATGGGTGGCGTTCTGCTAGCTCTCATCGAAGGGGCTGGTATCTTGTTGACGAGATTTGCCTCTGCGCAGCTTCCCAGCG GCCCTCCGTTTGCCGAAGACCCCTCCCAGTTGCCTGCGGCGCAGCTACCATCCTCACCTTTCGCGGACTATCAACAATACCAGTAG